The following proteins are encoded in a genomic region of Lactiplantibacillus plantarum:
- a CDS encoding collagen-binding domain-containing protein, translating to MERKRTNFKMYKIGRRWAFACAVILTMGTTTLVARADDGTTATGTDTASTSSSTTKSVTAKTQTLKTAATTEADVTNQNQPVLDTDGSNSKTAAGTVAGTKAATDTDTNATTNLDETTSANTETGSDTTAGSKTAKETNATTGSESTKETSTTTDSATATAARTTTSSNKGATTDSATSNDTAATAAKTTDASAKIAGTTTSDSVAQQTTTTKDQSTTTATPQTVAVALSQAVTHANDAVADGGNVTDDYPDLHNMLGVSSQFHIFAREAELHAHTNGNVAVQNLVGNVNFGTNIIEELLDKDISYIQNISNIAGSSFVSAGETRSNKVIFGENIEIDVSNPNRPMVNGVYIDHLLASEVYQDKDGNVYIDFDKEFAKLEKLSASLSEASANATYTSDSFEDMNQRVIDVTDMQPDADGHIVINLSADVLNTSTPLTIKGLSADADGNTVIINVDTAGATNYQVNSQIKIIYDDGTERNNKETEDFGDNHLLWNFYDSTASDKLATGVISVDRPFQGSILAPAAEIDANQNIDGNIIANKVNVKAETHRWDLQDNVDNENDPEPVPDYEKPVHPSIDAELPDGGEGEEPEYDKPVHPSIDIEMPDDGEGEEPEYDKPVHPSIDIEMPDDGEEEEPEYDKPVHPSIDIEMPDNGEEEEEYDKPVHPSIDVEMPDFDEIEDEEEAEDAEEEFEDDIEDEIEAGVTPDEVVDQIEEEVDNEITADWVTDETATELETAFEEVQKEAVVGDQIKDEETLINLIDRAIAQAKAHHNTALVAQLQALRTKVASALAVAKGQALPRTDEAPSQMISLAGIALASTLVLGAAAVSRRKRRY from the coding sequence ATGGAGCGAAAACGGACGAATTTTAAAATGTACAAAATTGGCCGTCGCTGGGCGTTTGCATGTGCCGTTATCTTGACGATGGGCACAACAACGCTGGTGGCTCGGGCTGATGATGGAACGACTGCAACGGGGACTGATACGGCATCAACCAGTTCAAGCACAACCAAATCAGTCACGGCTAAGACACAAACTTTGAAGACTGCGGCCACAACTGAAGCGGATGTGACTAACCAAAATCAGCCGGTTTTAGATACCGATGGTTCGAATTCAAAGACTGCTGCTGGCACAGTGGCTGGAACTAAGGCGGCAACGGATACTGATACAAACGCTACCACCAATTTGGATGAGACAACTAGTGCCAATACTGAAACTGGTTCAGATACGACAGCTGGTTCAAAGACGGCAAAAGAGACGAATGCGACAACCGGTTCAGAGTCGACAAAAGAGACGTCGACCACAACTGATTCTGCCACTGCAACGGCTGCGCGGACAACAACCAGTTCTAATAAAGGTGCGACTACTGACTCAGCTACCAGCAATGATACCGCGGCAACGGCTGCTAAAACTACCGATGCTAGTGCTAAGATTGCCGGTACGACGACTAGTGATAGTGTAGCCCAGCAAACGACGACAACTAAAGACCAGTCGACGACAACTGCAACGCCCCAGACCGTCGCGGTGGCGCTTAGTCAAGCTGTGACCCATGCAAACGATGCCGTTGCCGATGGTGGTAATGTGACGGACGATTATCCGGATCTACATAACATGCTCGGGGTTTCGTCCCAATTCCATATTTTTGCACGGGAAGCGGAACTACATGCCCATACGAATGGGAACGTTGCGGTGCAAAACTTAGTGGGCAACGTTAACTTTGGTACGAACATTATTGAAGAATTATTAGATAAAGATATTTCGTATATTCAAAATATCAGTAATATTGCTGGGAGTTCGTTTGTTTCGGCTGGTGAGACGCGGAGCAATAAAGTTATCTTTGGCGAAAATATTGAGATTGATGTTTCGAATCCTAATCGGCCGATGGTCAACGGGGTCTATATCGACCATTTACTTGCCTCTGAAGTTTATCAAGACAAAGATGGTAACGTCTATATTGATTTTGACAAAGAGTTTGCTAAGTTGGAAAAATTGAGCGCTAGTCTTAGCGAAGCGTCCGCGAACGCCACCTATACGAGTGACAGTTTTGAAGATATGAATCAGCGGGTCATCGATGTGACGGATATGCAACCTGATGCGGATGGACACATTGTGATCAATCTGTCAGCGGATGTTTTAAACACGAGTACGCCGCTGACAATCAAGGGACTATCGGCAGATGCGGATGGTAATACGGTCATTATTAATGTTGATACGGCAGGTGCGACCAACTATCAAGTTAACTCGCAGATCAAAATCATTTATGATGACGGTACGGAGCGGAATAATAAAGAAACTGAAGACTTTGGTGATAACCATTTGCTTTGGAACTTCTATGATTCAACCGCGAGTGACAAGTTAGCAACTGGTGTCATTAGTGTCGACCGGCCATTTCAAGGCAGTATTTTAGCCCCAGCGGCGGAAATTGATGCAAATCAAAATATTGATGGCAACATCATTGCTAATAAAGTCAACGTGAAGGCGGAGACCCATCGTTGGGATTTACAGGATAATGTTGATAATGAAAATGATCCAGAACCAGTTCCGGACTATGAGAAACCGGTACATCCAAGTATTGATGCCGAATTACCAGATGGTGGCGAGGGCGAAGAGCCAGAATACGACAAACCGGTACATCCAAGTATCGACATTGAAATGCCAGATGACGGCGAGGGGGAAGAACCAGAATACGACAAACCGGTACATCCAAGTATCGATATCGAGATGCCAGACGATGGCGAAGAAGAAGAACCAGAATACGACAAACCGGTACATCCAAGTATTGATATCGAAATGCCAGATAATGGCGAAGAAGAAGAAGAGTACGACAAACCAGTTCATCCAAGCATCGATGTTGAAATGCCTGACTTTGACGAGATTGAGGACGAAGAAGAAGCTGAAGACGCAGAAGAAGAATTTGAAGACGATATTGAGGATGAAATCGAAGCTGGTGTGACGCCAGACGAAGTTGTCGACCAAATCGAAGAAGAAGTCGACAATGAAATTACAGCTGACTGGGTCACGGACGAAACTGCGACTGAATTGGAAACGGCGTTTGAGGAAGTTCAAAAAGAAGCAGTGGTTGGCGATCAGATTAAGGATGAGGAAACACTGATCAACTTGATTGACCGGGCAATCGCACAAGCTAAAGCGCATCATAATACGGCGTTAGTAGCGCAATTACAAGCTCTACGAACTAAGGTGGCTAGCGCATTGGCAGTGGCTAAGGGGCAAGCATTACCACGGACTGATGAAGCGCCAAGTCAGATGATTAGTTTAGCGGGAATCGCATTAGCAAGTACATTAGTATTAGGTGCTGCAGCGGTTAGCCGGCGGAAGCGTCGGTATTAA
- a CDS encoding UTRA domain-containing protein, producing the protein MGKQTFSDIYHVLKDRILAGHYSVKMRLPIEDELITEFDSSRYAVRKAIAQLAKDGLVYSVKGRGVVLLEHTPQTQQFNLALNNLNGLQSLNAERHLDYQTEVVAFQQRIVDQPLSTHTAFEVGIPVYAIQRVRIVDGIRAVLDINYFNAQRTPTLTKTIAQHSIYQHFKKNGLKIAVVKRMLRVESATELDKAQLALGDNNCVGNMISIAFNDEGRQVEYTESHFIPNEFNFNELIRN; encoded by the coding sequence ATGGGGAAACAAACATTCAGCGACATCTATCACGTTTTAAAGGACCGCATTCTCGCGGGACACTACAGCGTTAAGATGCGATTACCCATTGAAGACGAATTAATTACAGAATTTGATAGCAGTCGCTATGCTGTTCGTAAGGCAATCGCACAACTAGCCAAAGACGGCCTAGTTTACAGCGTTAAGGGGCGCGGGGTGGTCTTATTGGAGCACACGCCACAAACCCAGCAATTCAATCTGGCTTTAAATAATCTCAACGGTCTGCAGAGCCTCAACGCGGAGCGCCACCTCGATTATCAGACCGAGGTCGTGGCCTTTCAGCAACGAATCGTTGACCAGCCGCTTAGCACACATACCGCTTTTGAAGTGGGTATTCCAGTGTATGCTATTCAACGGGTTCGGATCGTAGACGGTATTCGGGCAGTGCTGGACATTAACTATTTTAACGCCCAGCGCACTCCCACTCTGACTAAGACCATCGCCCAACACTCAATTTATCAACACTTCAAAAAAAATGGTCTGAAAATTGCTGTCGTTAAAAGAATGCTACGAGTCGAATCCGCCACCGAACTCGACAAAGCTCAGCTAGCGCTCGGTGATAATAATTGCGTCGGTAATATGATTAGCATCGCATTTAACGATGAAGGACGCCAGGTTGAATACACTGAATCCCACTTTATTCCGAACGAATTTAACTTCAATGAATTAATTCGTAATTAA
- a CDS encoding helix-turn-helix domain-containing protein: MTNIGETIHQIRLSKGLTQQEVYSGIISRSFASRFESGANDIGASKLFAILDNLAISADELRFIHQNYQPSAYDQALWTIRHAYETLNFPALATWIREHRHSPHAYEQLIASYASILMLSYDHRSVGVTTTTQPAFDHLLQAKTWTLQELKLVPVLIPIIASIDGLAALTPLTTRMAANCASYQTGWGDPFHVSNDLLDFYGSLFQTKLNFHDFQSAQNLKTKFTAIDSHQLNWDGRLSQQFWLGIWNLYFGDWQIGNQLLDEVSVLETHHHPRIDNTLFAIRNVRTKQAQTYRQSHQSHKHL, encoded by the coding sequence ATGACAAACATCGGAGAAACTATTCATCAGATTCGATTAAGTAAGGGCTTAACTCAACAAGAAGTGTATAGCGGTATTATCTCGCGCTCATTCGCCTCACGCTTTGAGAGTGGTGCCAACGATATTGGCGCCAGTAAACTCTTTGCAATTCTGGATAACTTAGCAATTTCAGCCGACGAGTTACGATTCATACACCAAAACTACCAGCCATCAGCATATGACCAGGCCCTTTGGACAATTCGTCACGCTTATGAAACGCTAAATTTTCCCGCCCTAGCCACTTGGATTCGCGAACATCGACACAGCCCCCACGCCTACGAACAACTCATCGCCAGTTATGCCAGCATCTTGATGCTATCCTATGACCATCGTTCAGTCGGCGTGACAACCACGACCCAGCCCGCTTTTGATCACCTGCTCCAAGCCAAGACTTGGACCCTGCAGGAACTAAAATTAGTGCCCGTTCTAATTCCAATTATTGCATCCATCGACGGCTTGGCCGCACTAACACCACTGACAACCCGTATGGCCGCCAATTGTGCCAGTTATCAAACGGGTTGGGGCGATCCCTTTCACGTCAGCAACGACTTACTCGATTTTTATGGATCACTATTTCAAACTAAATTGAACTTTCATGATTTTCAATCCGCTCAAAATCTGAAAACCAAGTTCACTGCCATCGACAGTCACCAGTTAAACTGGGATGGGCGGTTGAGCCAACAATTCTGGCTTGGCATCTGGAATCTCTACTTTGGCGACTGGCAAATTGGCAACCAATTGCTTGATGAAGTCAGCGTCTTAGAAACACATCATCACCCCCGGATTGATAATACGTTATTTGCAATTCGTAACGTTCGCACTAAGCAAGCCCAGACTTATCGCCAATCGCATCAGTCTCACAAGCATCTTTAA
- a CDS encoding MFS transporter, whose protein sequence is MLTLLKNRTLQTIASANFFTTLGVSLFNIILLTYAKNFPNPHWFVAIVSVVTVVPYVFGGLTGRLADQTRRKTNWLIGTKVVQAGLYLVLAQVITQQTVVVFYVVVAINFISDLLGRYGGSILTIVIQDRIDPDDRQQVMGLNASISTLVEPLGQTLGVLIIAQWHDYALAGIVNALTFIGAASCLLAGRSAIQSTPKVAGRPRHIEAWPVIQRVMLTTTRMGAVSYLGILMILNVATMSIDAILNLMFIDLASRMPVSYSVAILMFNVVFVTGSVLGGITKNTWFDRLSLFQLLLAAMLAPMLTYVILLVVPQLILILGGMFAVGFMSGKLDPKMFAIMMPQIDPHLTGTVFGTISSIVTLAAPVGSVGIVLLYNLVGATAACSVMIGVSALALIWAVMAHRQ, encoded by the coding sequence ATGCTGACTTTATTAAAAAATCGGACCCTCCAAACGATTGCTAGTGCAAATTTTTTTACGACGCTGGGGGTGAGTTTGTTCAATATCATTTTACTCACGTACGCAAAGAATTTTCCAAATCCACATTGGTTTGTTGCCATCGTTTCGGTGGTGACAGTTGTGCCGTACGTTTTCGGGGGATTAACGGGGCGACTCGCTGATCAGACGCGCCGAAAAACTAACTGGCTGATTGGTACTAAGGTCGTTCAAGCGGGGTTATATCTCGTCTTGGCCCAAGTGATTACTCAGCAAACGGTGGTTGTTTTCTACGTGGTCGTTGCGATTAATTTTATTTCGGATCTACTAGGTCGATATGGTGGCAGTATTTTGACAATTGTTATTCAAGACCGGATTGATCCTGACGATCGCCAACAAGTGATGGGGCTTAATGCGAGCATAAGTACGCTTGTTGAGCCACTGGGTCAAACACTAGGGGTCTTGATTATCGCCCAGTGGCATGATTATGCGTTAGCTGGAATAGTGAATGCGTTGACTTTTATTGGGGCCGCTAGCTGCTTGTTGGCCGGACGTTCAGCGATTCAGTCGACTCCCAAAGTTGCTGGACGACCACGACATATTGAGGCCTGGCCCGTGATTCAGCGAGTGATGCTGACGACGACTAGAATGGGTGCAGTCAGTTATCTGGGTATTCTGATGATTTTAAACGTCGCAACGATGAGCATTGATGCGATTTTGAACTTAATGTTTATTGACTTGGCGTCCCGCATGCCCGTGAGCTATTCGGTCGCAATTTTAATGTTCAACGTGGTCTTTGTTACCGGAAGCGTATTGGGTGGCATTACTAAAAATACTTGGTTTGATCGGCTCTCATTGTTTCAATTGTTACTGGCAGCGATGCTAGCGCCGATGCTGACCTATGTGATTTTACTAGTCGTTCCACAACTAATCTTGATTCTTGGGGGCATGTTTGCAGTGGGCTTCATGAGTGGCAAACTGGACCCGAAGATGTTCGCCATCATGATGCCACAAATTGACCCGCACTTAACAGGGACGGTCTTTGGTACCATCAGTTCGATTGTGACGTTGGCGGCACCCGTTGGTAGCGTCGGCATCGTTTTATTATATAACTTAGTTGGTGCGACGGCGGCGTGTTCGGTGATGATTGGTGTGAGTGCGCTGGCGTTGATCTGGGCAGTGATGGCGCACCGGCAGTGA
- a CDS encoding alkaline phosphatase family protein → MATNQHLVIISLDALGFRDLREHQAELPVLSGLMTGGTWVKSVTGIYPTLTYPSHTTIITGQYPSVHGIVNNTKLQPIRRSPDWYWYQKDVQVPTLYDLARQKKLTTAAFLWPVTAGSKITYNLAEIFPNRIWTNQVLVSLKASSPLFLLAMNHKYGHLRNGIKQPQLDEFITACAVDTLTNKKPNLTMIHLVDMDSMRHRYGVRSSEAMAALHRLDRHVGQLIDATKAAGTFADTNFVILGDHYQINVDHMIHLNTLFAQQGWLTARQDQTFEDDWSVMAKTADGSTYIYTRPEFDQLDELKALVSQVEGVETIITGEAAARRGADPACALMVEAQEGYYFTDESRRPTVVEPVHPATLGQPDRYHGVHGYDPTKPDYQTTLLFNGPAVKAGGTIEAANLVDEAPTFARLLGLSFDGPMPGHCLDGIFKD, encoded by the coding sequence ATGGCAACAAATCAACACTTGGTCATTATTTCCTTAGATGCGTTAGGATTTCGTGATTTACGCGAACATCAAGCAGAATTACCCGTTCTGAGTGGATTGATGACCGGTGGTACTTGGGTCAAGTCGGTGACGGGCATTTATCCAACACTGACATATCCGTCACATACCACGATTATTACGGGACAGTATCCCAGCGTGCATGGAATCGTTAATAATACTAAGTTACAACCGATACGCCGTTCACCAGATTGGTATTGGTATCAAAAGGACGTTCAAGTACCAACACTATATGATTTGGCACGGCAAAAGAAGCTAACAACGGCGGCTTTTTTATGGCCAGTGACGGCTGGCAGCAAGATTACATATAACCTTGCCGAGATCTTTCCTAACCGTATTTGGACGAACCAAGTTCTCGTCTCGTTGAAGGCGAGTTCACCGCTCTTCTTACTCGCGATGAATCATAAGTATGGGCATCTTCGTAATGGGATTAAGCAGCCCCAACTAGATGAATTCATCACGGCTTGTGCAGTCGATACGTTAACGAATAAGAAGCCGAACCTAACGATGATTCACTTAGTCGACATGGATAGTATGCGCCATCGCTATGGTGTGCGATCCAGTGAGGCCATGGCAGCTTTACACCGGCTAGACCGGCACGTGGGCCAGTTGATTGACGCGACTAAAGCTGCGGGCACGTTTGCGGATACCAACTTTGTTATTTTAGGTGATCACTATCAAATCAATGTGGATCACATGATTCATTTAAATACGTTATTCGCTCAGCAGGGCTGGTTGACCGCACGTCAAGATCAGACGTTTGAAGATGACTGGTCCGTGATGGCGAAGACGGCGGACGGCTCAACGTACATTTATACGCGACCGGAATTTGACCAGTTGGATGAATTGAAGGCATTGGTTAGTCAGGTTGAAGGTGTTGAGACCATCATTACTGGAGAGGCGGCTGCACGTCGTGGTGCGGACCCCGCTTGTGCGTTGATGGTTGAAGCCCAGGAAGGTTATTATTTTACTGATGAAAGTCGACGGCCAACTGTGGTTGAACCCGTCCATCCAGCGACACTCGGTCAACCAGACCGTTACCACGGGGTTCATGGATATGACCCGACGAAGCCTGACTATCAAACGACCCTGTTATTCAATGGACCAGCAGTTAAAGCTGGTGGGACGATTGAAGCAGCTAACTTAGTCGATGAAGCGCCGACATTTGCGCGGTTACTCGGATTGAGTTTCGATGGCCCCATGCCGGGACATTGCCTCGATGGTATTTTCAAAGACTAG
- a CDS encoding alpha/beta hydrolase: MQVEQRTLNTAAHPFQITAYWLDQISDFETAVDYPIMIICPGGGFTYHSGREEAPIATRMMAAGMHTVVLNYQLIVGDQSVYPWALQQLGATIDWITTQASAHHVDCQRIILAGFSAGGHVVATYNGVATQPELRTRYHLDHYQGQHAAIILGYPVIDLTAGFPTTSAARNQITTDARLWAAQRLVTPASKPAFVWQTATDELVPPINSLKYVQAMLQHQVATAYHLFGSGIHGLALANHVTQKPGKDKYLNDQAAIWPQLALRWLQEQGLLAGNY, translated from the coding sequence ATGCAAGTTGAACAGCGCACATTAAATACTGCGGCACACCCATTTCAGATCACGGCGTATTGGTTAGACCAAATTAGTGATTTTGAAACAGCTGTTGATTATCCAATCATGATTATCTGCCCGGGAGGTGGCTTTACTTATCATTCTGGGCGGGAAGAAGCGCCAATTGCAACCCGGATGATGGCCGCCGGAATGCATACGGTGGTCTTGAATTACCAATTAATTGTGGGAGATCAGTCCGTCTATCCTTGGGCGTTGCAGCAATTAGGTGCAACAATTGATTGGATTACGACCCAGGCGTCCGCGCACCATGTTGATTGTCAGCGGATTATTCTTGCCGGGTTTTCGGCTGGCGGCCACGTGGTTGCGACTTATAATGGTGTTGCGACCCAACCAGAATTGCGCACACGGTATCATTTGGATCATTATCAAGGCCAGCATGCTGCCATTATTTTAGGCTATCCAGTCATTGATTTGACAGCGGGGTTTCCCACGACTTCGGCGGCGCGTAATCAGATTACCACGGATGCCCGGTTGTGGGCAGCCCAGCGCCTAGTCACACCAGCTAGTAAACCCGCTTTTGTCTGGCAAACGGCGACGGATGAGTTGGTCCCGCCAATCAATTCGTTAAAATATGTGCAGGCCATGCTACAACATCAGGTCGCAACTGCGTATCATTTATTTGGTAGTGGGATTCATGGGTTAGCGTTAGCCAATCATGTGACGCAAAAACCTGGCAAGGACAAGTATTTGAATGACCAGGCTGCAATATGGCCACAATTAGCATTGCGGTGGTTACAAGAACAGGGATTGTTAGCTGGTAATTATTGA